A stretch of the Theileria equi strain WA chromosome 1, complete sequence genome encodes the following:
- a CDS encoding hypothetical protein (encoded by transcript BEWA_019980A): MESKQGNILPLKKQQKHDDNGRIGPKLIVKQTGTTYRASFQTDDEEFNNDIFGTRRLYYDLADVRLALTLDELQCGPEFNQKNFLYKQVATCKTTQCRRGINKPSERQGGNKIMALIVILEERAPEEKLEDIFGRLAGILSKRKNLLKRRKWKTSSNSLATK; encoded by the exons atgg agagtaaacagggaaacatattgcctcttaaaaagcaacaaaaacatgatgataatggaagaataggacCCAAACTaatcgttaaacaaactggtacaacctaccgtgcatcattccaaactgacgacgaagagttcaacaatgacatatttggcactagaagactttattatgatctagctgacgtaaggttagcgttaaccctggacgaattgcaatgtggacctgaatttaatcaaaaaaacttcttatataaacaggtggcgacttgtaaaactacccagtgtagacgggggataaacaAGCCTTCTGAAAGGCAAGGTGGTAATAAAATAatggcgcttatagtaatcCTTGAAGAAAgagctccagaagaaaagctggaagacatcTTTGGGAGACTtgctggaatcctcagtaagaggaagaacctcttgaagaggaggaagtGGAAAACGAGCTCGAATTCTCTCGCGACAAAGTAA
- a CDS encoding Helicase associated domain HA2 containing protein (encoded by transcript BEWA_019990A), which yields MSFVLPVEQVREQILEKIRKHQVTVISGETGSGKSTIIPRIVYEKYLNERGNVVITQPRRVAAISLCKYVSQLMNTKVGDVVGFKVRFFNKTSQNTRIKFVTDGILIREAIEDPLFTSYSVLIIDEVHERSIRSDVLLGIIKLCLEKREDLKVIVMSATLECNNFQDFFPNSGYIHVPGRQYPVDIFYMPKAYEDYIEAAMIAVLQINLTSNNGDVLVFLPGQDDIEVLEKLLKEKCDILDKSLKDYSKNNKVENAETLRKRANIKIGEMTYDMNKWKDLNILPLYAALSIDKQSLVFNETPKKCRKVVLATNIAETSLTIPGIRYVVDTGLAKERKFLTKSNFEALTINVISKASAKQRAGRAGREGPGKIYRLYTFDSFNKMKEFSTPEIQSVDISNVYLELKMIGIKNPIEFPFVDPPSKNSFLSAAMSLYRLGAITSNGVLTDTGKLMGKIPLLPIHSKLLLTSIEFECVSEILTIVSMLSTEITFFENEKYNPGASKMRRSISHIHGDHLTLLNFYNLWDNAPSKDNICGQFGFNNNAFLRASDIRKQLASVMMSNPINLVNITKCKDSTQWDNVRMCIAKSMWMNSAKLSVDSKSYTTMVRNIQYSHSKQVNNQTVHIHPSSVLFNRQPLPGFIVYNECTSTKKVYIHNAIEISNEWLITYLPKWFKRNE from the exons atgagCTTTGTTTTACCGGTTGAACAGGTAAGGGAACAgattttggagaaaataaGAAAACATCAAGTGACTGTGATATCTGGAGAGACAGGTAGCGGTAAATCTACGATTATACCCAGAATTGtgtatgaaaaatatcTAAATGAACGTGGAAATGTAGTTATTACACAGCCTAGGAGAGTGGCTGCAATATCTCTCTGTAAATATGTATCGCAACTTATGAACACAAAGGTAGGAGACGTTGTAGGATTCAAAGTGAGATTTTTCAATAAAACAAGTCAAAACACTAGGATTAAATTCGTTACAGATGGTATCCTAATAAGAGAAGCTATAGAAGATCCACTTTTCACGAGCTATTCCGTCCTTATCATAGACGAAGTACATGAACGCTCCATACGCTCGGATGTGTTACTTGGTATCATCAAGCTGTGCCTGGAAAAACGAGAGGATTTAAAGGTCATAGTAATGTCGGCTACACTTGAATGCAACAACTTCCAAGATTTCTTTCCAAACTCTGGTTATATCCATGTGCCTGGTAGACAATATCCCGTTGATATCTTTTACATGCCAAAAGCTTATGAAGACTATATAGAG GCTGCAATGATTGCAGTACTGCAAATCAATTTGACCAGCAATAACGGCGATGTACTGGTATTCCTTCCAGGACAAGATGATATTGAGGTACTTGAAAAACTCTTGAAAGAAAAGTGTGATATATTGGACAAATCACTCAAAGATTATTCAAAGAATAACAAAGTGGAAAATGCTGAAACCTTGCGAAAACGagcaaatataaaaatagGAGAAATGACATACGACATGAACAAGTGGAAAGACTTaaacattcttccactatATGCTGCATTGTCAATAGACAAACAATCTTTAGTATTCAATGAGACCCctaaaaaatgtagaaagGTCGTGTTGGCCACGAATATCGCAGAAACATCACTAACTATACCGGGGATACGCTATGTAGTAGACACTGGTCTGGCCAAAGAGAGGAAGTTTCTCACAAAAAGCAACTTTGAAGCACTGACAATTAATGTAATTTCAAAGGCTTCAGCAAAACAGCGTGCAGGAAGAGCTGGGAGAGAGGGGCCAG GGAAAATATATCGCTTATATACATTTGATTCGTTTAATAAGATGAAAGAGTTCTCCACTCCCGAAATTCAATCTGTAGACATTTCTAATGTGTATCTGGAGCTGAAG ATGATTGGGATTAAAAACCCAATTGAATTTCCATTTGTGGACCCTCCTTCTAAAAACTCCTTCCTATCTGCGGCCATGAGTTTATATAGACTAGGTGCAATAACTTCAAATGGAGTTTTAACAGACACAGG GAAATTAATGGGAAAAATACCTCTATTACCTATTCACTCTAAGCTATTGTTAACATCCATCGAGTTCGAATGTGTTTCGGAAATTTTGACCATAGTATCAATGTTGTCAACCGAAATCACcttttttgaaaatg AAAAATACAATCCTGGAGCATCTAAGATGAGAAGGAGTATAAGCCATATCCATGGAGACCATCTGACTCTACTcaatttttacaatttaTGGGACAAT GCGCCCTCAAAAGATAATATATGCGGGCAATTTGGATTCAATAATAATGCATTTCTCAGAGCGAGTGATATCAGAAAGCAACTAGCTTCCGTTATGATGTCTAATCCCATAAATCTTGTGAATATTACAAAATGTAAAGACTCAACACAATGGGACAATGTCAGAATGTGTATCGCAAAATCAATGTGGATGAATTCTGCAAAACTTTCGGTTGATTCCAAATCGTACACTACTATGGTAAGAAATATACAATATTCACATTCCAAACAGGTCAACAATCAAACCGTTCACATTCATCCATCTTCTGTTTTATTTAATCGGCAACCGCTTCCTGG ATTTATCGTTTATAACGAGTGTACCAGTACAAAAAAGgtttatattcacaatgCTATTGAAATTTCCAACGAATGGTTGATAACATATCTACCAAAATGGTTTAAACGTAATGAATAA
- a CDS encoding hypothetical protein (encoded by transcript BEWA_020000A) codes for MGKCKFSDTIYDTVSVEEGHNAPTQSKVYGLSRTLFFLVAIYTMLTISRFMWAFPPFYDMLLSSGAFAWLCEGTTAPVIIEGVKQPFLCLAQDEAISRIYSLITGSVLISSIFAGAFNLILGAKKCGMIGSALIFCGTILMGVSNENFRAHHAAAVLLGLGMDAVSFPCFNSTLLFPGHELFVTSILASGISVGMALPLLMKLLFEKFTLSFATLMIWYAFLAPGLCFILYTLFYPPNRFYKQHELDTALQYILSNAEDSPKVGVEDDVAHSPLENESKDSDDHSIKMRILSAFGISNQNYDLLCKSLLSMHFLLITVVFICVMLTSVFYMSASSQLLSNHHRNVLAIGMPLAFIPCVVLSPLLDRLGSMFVLWFEVIFEFFMILFLWVNSNVARFISIACYSFYASYLNGQLWVFSVETFDPSIHTFMLGLLSFVGGISALIAPYAYGLFIEGSDSGIANGIPLFLGIVVIQIIVLGFLHVVKHKKNKIF; via the coding sequence ATGggaaaatgtaaatttagCGACACAATTTACGACACAGTGTCTGTGGAAGAAGGTCACAATGCACCTACCCAGTCTAAAGTCTATGGATTAAGCAGAACGCTGTTCTTTCTTGTGGCAATATACACAATGTTGACAATATCGCGTTTCATGTGGGCATTTCCACCGTTTTATGATATGCTATTAAGCTCAGGTGCTTTTGCATGGCTGTGTGAAGGGACAACTGCTCCCGTAATAATTGAAGGAGTGAAACAACCATTCTTATGTTTGGCTCAAGACGAAGCTATAAGCAGGATATATAGTCTAATTACTGGTTCTGTGCTTATATCGTCGATTTTTGCTGGAGCGTTCAATCTAATACTGGGTGCTAAAAAGTGTGGGATGATTGGTTCCGCGTTAATATTTTGTGGCACAATACTGATGGGAGTTTCTAATGAAAATTTTAGAGCACATCACGCTGCTGCCGTATTATTGGGTTTAGGAATGGATGCAGTCTCATTCCCATGCTTTAATTCGACATTGTTATTTCCAGGTCATGAATTATTTGTAACATCTATTTTGGCTTCGGGTATTTCGGTAGGTATGGCCTTACCTTTGCTCATGAAATTGttatttgaaaaatttacATTAAGTTTTGCTACACTCATGATTTGGTATGCCTTTTTGGCTCCTGGACTTTgttttatcctttacaCCCTTTTTTATCCCCCAAATAGATTTTATAAGCAGCATGAATTGGATACTGCTctccaatatattttatcaaacGCAGAGGACAGTCCTAAGGTAGGCGTGGAAGATGACGTAGCACATTCTCCCCTTGAAAATGAATCAAAAGATTCAGATGACCACTCCATTAAAATGCGAATCTTATCTGCATTTGGAATTTCCAACCAAAATTATGATCTACTCTGTAAATCACTTCTGTCAATGCACTTTTTGTTGATTACTGTGGTGTTTATTTGTGTCATGCTTACATCGGTGTTTTATATGAGCGCCAGCAGCCAACTTCTTAGTAACCATCACAGGAATGTCTTGGCAATTGGAATGCCACTGGCATTTATACCATGTGTAGTACTTTCACCGTTGTTGGATAGACTTGGTTCAATGTTTGTGCTCTGGTTTGAGGTCATTTTCGAATTTTTTATGATCCTATTCCTGTGGGTGAATAGCAATGTTGCGAGATTTATTTCAATCGCTTGTTACTCATTCTACGCTTCTTATCTAAATGGCCAACTTTGGGTATTTTCGGTCGAAACATTCGATCCATCAATACACACGTTCATGCTAGGTCTTCTGAGCTTTGTGGGTGGTATTTCAGCATTAATTGCGCCTTACGCATATGGGTTATTTATAGAAGGATCAGATTCTGGGATTGCAAATGGTATACCGTTATTCCTTGGCATTGTTGTTATTCAAATTATAGTTTTGGGATTTTTACATGTTGTAAAGCACAAGAAAAATAAGATATTTtaa
- a CDS encoding hypothetical protein (encoded by transcript BEWA_020010A), translated as MTAHEASLYDRKVGGKLKLKGLSKVKGTRKGSETYQKEDFDDEKQILGTGRIVSSSKTIQGFETRFMDEARVNDILLIKHPLTHSNEERRIEAVLSHRTIHINEPFSGDLITTCPFYLRRCKDKNHDEIAKDKTSEPMRKRHQSTVTVRKKTGMWSYKTETKVVKSDLSAEDRLNERIKLSRDKYCW; from the exons ATGACAGCACATGAAGCAAGCTTGTACGATCGCAAGGTTGGTGGGAAGCTAAAGTTAAAGGGTCTTTCCAAAGTTAAGGGAACCCGTAAAGGCTCTGAAACTTATCAAAAGGAAGactttgatgatgaaaaacAGATTCTTGGGACAGGAAGGATAGTATCGTCTTCAAAAACAATACAAGG ATTCGAAACACGCTTTATGGACGAGGCACGTGTAAATGATATACTCTTGATAAAACATCCATTGACCCATTCAAATGAAGAGCGCCGTATAGAAGCTGTTCTGAGTCATAGAACCATCCATATCAATGAACCATTCAGCGGTGATCTAATAACAACGTGCCCATTCTACCTGA GAAGATGCAAGGACAAAAACCATGACGAAATCGCAAAAGACAAGACCTCCGAACCCATGAGGAAGAGGCACCAATCCACGGTAACAGTTCGTAAGAAGACTGGTATGTGGAGTTACAAGACAGAAACTAAGGTTGTAAAATCCGACCTGAGTGCAGAGGATCGCCTAAACGAACGTATTAAGCTAAGTAGAGACAAGTATTGTTGGTAA
- a CDS encoding hypothetical protein (encoded by transcript BEWA_020020A), whose protein sequence is MTKSLLNGYFINGLNNVKSRYFLQVLGIHKIHEHNLSNALRDFALLSKSDSANQLVYYKDDFIRFVHLMRPSEICMVAHGYSQIHLDDLNWWSKFNNISSEIIYDIDAQEIAGLVHSLTRIYTTQQPIICQLLEEYTKWTIHTTSSSLSMLVRAVANINMDPGYLRMFNKRAMELYDKLNILDVIFLLTSNSKAQIKDVDLYTKLCTRAIVLLDDMEYHHIRAVAASIGIGGFKSYLMFNILTIRLLKVLNNHTITEGDLISLLLSFTRQFFVTTELQIDQKLYTDVLLKYGYNIDKDKFTFPLKEIYPVFCNALDEKLDLIEAKGMPILVRAIYILKIPVEQKTMDKIFEYTATFIRENSYYLDKMLSLIYSSSRFREKNTSFWKATYEWFSQLDLNKISKVDLVKVLFLDCSKENTGYMNDTTLLYLLTHCFKNQEYTVIADARCIEALTANVDKIALTNLISILKSYRDFYIDHELPMLQFSRFLDSVQMKIQNSSNIACDEIAAIQPKSN, encoded by the exons ATGACCAAAAGTTTGCTAAACGGATATTTTATCAACGGTTTGAACAATGTAAAGTCCCGTTACTTTCTACAAGTCCTTGGAATCCACAAGATTCACGAACATAACCTCTCGAATGCCCTTCGGGATTTTGCCCTGTTGAGCAAATCTGACAG TGCTAACCAGTTAGTGTACTATAAGGATGATTTTATTAGATTTGTTCACCTCATGCGACCGAGCGAAATTTGTATGGTTGCACATGGATATTCGCAAATCCATTTAGACGACCTAAATTGGTGGAGTAAATTCAATAATATATCATCAGAGATAATTTATGATATTGATGCACAAGAGATTGCAGGGTTAGTACACAGTTTAACAAGGATATATACAACTCAACAACCGATAATATGCCAGTTACTTGAAGAGTATACCAAATGGACTATACATacaacatcttcatcattgTCAATGCTAGTTAGAGCTGTTGCAAACATAAATATGGACCCCGGATACTTGAGGATGTTTAATAAACGTGCAATGGAATTGTATGATAAGTTGAATATACTAGATGTTATATTCCTTTTAACCTCAAATTCTAAGGCACAAATCAAAGACGTTGACCTTTACACAAAGCTGTGCACACGTGCTATAGTTCTTTTAGATGATATGGAATATCATCACATACGTGCTGTAGCTGCTTCTATAGGTATTGGCGGATTTAAATCATATTTAATGTTCAACATATTGACAATTAGATTACTAAAAGTACTAAATAATCATACAATTACCGAAGGGGATTTAATATCATTACTTCTCTCTTTTACTAGACAATTTTTTGTGACTACAGAATTACAAATTGACCAGAAGTTATACACAGACGtacttttaaaatatggatACAATATTGATAAGGACAAGTTTACATTTCCCCTAAAGGAAATTTATCCGGTGTTTTGCAATGCACTAGATGAAAAATTGGATTTAATAGAAGCAAAAGGAATGCCAATATTAGTAAGAGCAATTTATATTCTAAAAATTCCAGTAGAACAAAAAACAATGgacaaaatatttgaataCACCGCAACTTTTATACGAGAGAATTCATATTATTTGGATAAAATGCTGAGTCTAATATACAGCTCGTCACGTTTTAGAGAAAAAAATACATCCTTCTGGAAGGCTACATACGAGTGGTTCAGTCAGTTAGATCTaaataaaatttccaagGTGGACTTGGTAAAGGT GTTATTTTTGGATTGCTCAAAAGAAAATACAGGGTATATGAATGATACTACACTCCTTTATCTTCTTACGcattgttttaaaaatcAAGAATATACAGTAATCGCAGACGCAAGGTGTATAGAAGCGTTAACAGCCAATGTTGATAAAATAGCCTTGACAAACTTGATTTCTATTTTAAAGTCATATCGTGATTTTTACATAGATCACGAGTTACCTATGCTTCAATTTTCTAGATTTCTGGACTCTGTACAAATGAAAATACAGAATAGTTCCAACATCGCATGTGATGAAATTGCTGCCATACAACCTAAAAGTAATTAG
- a CDS encoding hypothetical protein (encoded by transcript BEWA_020030A) has translation MTSLGVWQLQSIILRYSETGHSSRGLRFYLHHLLDTFQLRNPQIDVTVQHEQYELPSAIFKYRDGSKYEISLKDLEARHIEEIMQLHRNSCGSMEYMKHGRSKVWTTNRSIQGLWRPSLDSQTNALSWFKKRDSGGRKLTHKSLPKYSSKSMNLCCESVKGNGRWGDESIFPKGWDQHYLKQIFCNPFLDEKLNTMRFDRKKSTNLSQ, from the exons ATGACTAGTTTGGGTGTATGGCAGCTTCAGTCAATAATACTACGTTACAGCGAGACTGGACATAGCAGCCGTGGTCTGCGCTTCTATCTGCATCATTTGTTGGACACGTTCCAACTCAGAAATCCTCAAATAGATGTAACCGTGCAACATGAACAATATGAACTCCCATCGGCGATATTTAA GTATAGAGATGGGTCAAAATATGAGATAAGCCTAAAGGATCTAGAAGCGAGACACATTGAAGAAATAATGCAGTTGCATAGAAACTCGTGCGGtagtatggaatatatgAAACATGGAAGATCTAAAGTATGGACAACTAATAGATCGATACAG GGGCTCTGGCGACCAAGTCTAGACAGCCAAACTAATGCATTATCATGGTTTAAAAAAAGGGATTCAGGTGGTCGCAAACTCACACATAAATCACTTCCAAAATACTCTTCCAAGTCGATGAACCTTTGCTGTGAATCAGTAAAGGGTAATGGTCGTTGGGGTGATGAATCAATTTTCCCTAAGGGATGGGACCAACATTATCTCaaacaaatattttgtaatCCATTCTTGGATGAAAAGCTAAACACGATGCGCTTTGATAGAAAGAAATCCACTAATTTGTCACAGTGA
- a CDS encoding 40S ribosomal protein S17, putative (encoded by transcript BEWA_020040A) translates to MDRSDVQVYKAFQKQPTVSIKKIQKLGNRARYWKDVGMGFSTPKEAKEGVYIDKKCPFTGNISIRGRIVKGMVISTKMKRTIIMRVNYLHYVPKYNRFEKRHKNIPCHCSPCFTVTSGDIVTAGQCRPLSKTVRFNVLKVEKNEVFGNPRKQFRLF, encoded by the exons atggatagATCGGATGTTCAA GTATATAAAGCTTTTCAAAAGCAACCAACAGTCAGCATTAAGAAGATTCAAAAGTTGGGAAACAGAGCAAGGTACTGGAAAGATGTAGGTATGGGCTTTTCTACTCCAAAGGAGGCCAAGGAAGGTGTCTACATTGACAAGAAGTGCCCTTTCACTGGAAATATTTCCATCCGTGGCAGAATCGTGAAGGGTATGGTTATTTCAACAAAAATGAAGCGTACTATTATCATGAGGGTAAACTACCTCCATTATGTACCAAAGTACAATCGTTTTGAGAAGCGCCACAAGAATATTCCTTGCCACTGCTCACCATGCTTCACTGTTACCTCTGGTGACATTGTTACTGCTGGACAATGCAGACCACTCTCCAAGACCGTTCGCTTCAACGTCTTGAAGGTTGAGAAGAACGAAGTCTTTGGTAACCCACGTAAGCAATTTAGATTGTTCTAA
- a CDS encoding hypothetical protein (encoded by transcript BEWA_020050A): protein MVVLFGVYGNYTRGLPLSYTNELFLSCKRLAWPINDLFNVSAQKRAFAYYRFHKRVGKGNWNRYIERYNKPRTIENTQRLIFNYRASFQAAKGSLSYLWELPKKIASATTSNEVFEAWVYYRHKKKKLYHYVLALRRLTEIGHVDISDWRFNLIITRLIQRSRYFLDLPNVCRYLGSLKATSALDKISTHLCERISYYSPNQVAKIADAFGTCRLHNKYLFSIAAKHFEANLNSASNDSIIIIAKAFGNCMVYNFKLLKALSLELQRRLSNDISIDEFKDIYSVESKHSMANICKPENVTINKPKLEHIVGLAESFASLKLQDFSLMEILSSKLVERIQSSTYVNVVSPYLLARCLRIYRNLKINDISLFKIVLKNVHEFPYNYPPACVGEICNDLSSLLPKENKSVEKAFEDISTYIRQHLSNMKNSCLANVATFIHKAGGAVTWKKEFLGLVANTVVDNNFDRSYYDIPKLMEILSTYSALDENCFQILSKGIYHIIDDFEPCDFVRISRVLREAKKKHQLENAKLVNMIAKHLIEHHQELSIPQYHCAIRDLTLSGSLQTSISQQLWALNR, encoded by the exons ATGGTAGTCCTATTCGGGGTTTATGGAAATTATACAAGAGGTTTGCCATTATCCTACACAAACGAGCTATTCCTCTCTTGTAAACGACTAGCATGGCCTATTAATGATCTATTCAATGTTTCTGCCCAAAAG AGAGCGTTCGCTTATTATAGATTTCACAAACGTGTTGGCAAAGGCAATTGGAATAGATACATAGAGAGATACAACAAACCTAGAACTATAGAGAATACCCAGCGCTTGATATTTAATTACAGAGCCTCTTTCCAAGCGGCGAAAGGTTCATTATCATATCTGTGGGAACTTCCGAAGAAAATAGCATCCGCTACAACATCTAATGAGGTATTCGAAGCATGGGTATATTATAG ACATAAGAAAAAGAAATTATACCATTATGTCCTAGCTCTAAGGAGATTAACTGAGATTGGTCATGTGGATATATCAGATTGGAGGTTTAATTTAATAATCACTAGGTTAATACAGCGTTCCAGATACTTTTTGG ATTTGCCGAACGTTTGTCGATATTTGGGTAGCCTCAAGGCTACGTCTGCCCTGGACAAAATTTCGACCCATTTATGTGAAAGGATTAGCTATTATTCTCCTAACCAAGTTGCAAAAATTGCTGATGCTTTTGGAACATGTAGACTCCATAACAAATACTTATTCTCTATTGCAGCCAAACACTTTGAGGCGAATCTAAATTCAGCATCTAATGATTCCATAATTATTATTGCAAAA GCGTTTGGAAATTGTATGGTATACAATTTCAAACTGTTAAAGGCACTATCACTGGAATTGCAAAGACGTTTATCTAATGACATTTCTATCGACGAGTTCAAAGACATCTATTCCGTAGAAAGTAAACATTCTATGGCGAATATTTGCAAGCCCGAAAATGTCAcaataaacaaaccaaaGCTGGAACATATTGTTGGTTTAG CTGAATCGTTCGCCTCATTGAAACTTCAAGATTTCTCTTTGATGGAAATTCTGTCATCAAAATTAGTAGAGAGAATACAATCGTCTACATACG TTAACGTTGTAAGCCCATATTTACTAGCACGGTGCCTAAGAATCTATCGCAATCtgaaaataaatgatatCTCTCTGTTTAAAATA GTTCTAAAAAACGTCCATGAATTTCCATACAACTATCCTCCAGCATG TGTTGGAGAAATATGCAATGATCTATCATCTCTTTTACCGAAGGAAAACAAATCCGTTGAAAAG GCATTTGAGGATATATCCACTTATATTAGGCAACACCTTTCGAACATGAAAAATAGTTGC CTGGCTAACGTTGCCACCTTTATCCATAAAGCTGGTGGAGCTGTTACCTGGAAAAAAGAGTTTTTGGGTCTTGTAGCTAATACCGTAGTTGACAACAATTTTGATAGATCGTACTATGACATTCCAAAGTTAATGGAAATTCTTTCTACATATTCAGCTCTGGATGAAAATTGTTTTCAAATATTATCCAAGGGAATCTATCATATAATTGACGATTTTGAGCCATGTGACTTTGTCAGGATTTCGCGCGTTCTA AGAGAAGCAAAAAAGAAGCATCAGCTTGAAAATGCAAAACTTGTAAACATGATAGCAAAGCATCTGATTGAACACCACCAAGAGCTGTCAATTCCTCAATACCATTGTGCTATTCGTGATCTCACACTATCAGGCTCACTACAAACCTCAATATCACAGCAACTGTGGGCACTAAACAGATAA
- a CDS encoding hypothetical protein (encoded by transcript BEWA_020060A) yields the protein MENILALDKKRRDIEIEIEALIDFLNSDECKNVGLNKPLVDEEQFPLSGIDIYAIREARGRVACLKNDYDQMTLEIEKGLHELHSKHRKN from the coding sequence ATGGAAAATATACTTGCACTGGATAAAAAGCGTAGGGACATTGAGATTGAGATCGAAGCGCTCATAGATTTTTTAAACAGTGACgaatgtaaaaatgtagGTCTCAATAAGCCTTTAGTTGACGAAGAACAGTTCCCTCTAAGTGGTATCGATATATATGCAATCAGAGAGGCACGAGGTCGCGTCGCTTGTCTGAAGAATGACTACGACCAGATGACTCTAGAGATTGAGAAGGGGCTACATGAATTACACAGTAAACATCGCAAAAACTAG
- a CDS encoding hypothetical protein (encoded by transcript BEWA_020070A) has product MGFMIQQCSCAGKHLQVSDTHSLVDMCSWNQVVISTRFI; this is encoded by the coding sequence ATGGGATTCATGATCCAACAATGCAGCTGCGCTGGCAAGCACCTACAAGTATCGGATACACATTCATTGGTAGACATGTGCAGTTGGAACCAAGTCGTGATAAGTACAAGgttcatttaa